Genomic DNA from Verrucomicrobiota bacterium:
GATCTGGATCGCCTCGTCGATAATGTGGCAGACGCGTATGGGTACCATGGCCTTGATGGCACTTACCCAAACACGGGCATCGGCGTTGCCTAAAACATCCATTGCTTTCGCGGCCTTCAGGATCATCATTCGCATAGCTTCAATTTCAATTCGCGCTTTCGCAATTACCTCGACGTTCTTGCCGAGCCTACCGATGGGCTTTCCAAATGCGACTCGGGAAAGACCTCGTTTGGCCATGAGTTCCAACGCTTTTTCAGCGGCTCCTAATGCCCGCATGCAGTGATGGATCCGTCCTGGGCCAAGACGTATTTGGGAAATTTCAAACCCACGCCCTTCACCGAGCAAAATATTCTCCTTCGGCACCCGACAGTTTTCGAAACGCAAATGCGGATGACCATGTGGTGCATCGTCATGACCAAACACATGCATGTGGCCCACTAATTCAACTCCTGGATTATCCATCGGAACCAGAATTTGCGATTGGTGCCTATATGGCTCCGCGTCCGGACTGGTCAAAACCATTACGATCATAATCTTGCAACGTGGATCACCAGCCCCAGAGGCATAGTATTTCTCGCCATTGATAACCCATTCGTTGCCGTCGAGCACGGCGCTGCAAGAAATGTTTTTCGCGTCGGACGATGCAAGATCAGGTTCGGTCATCGCGTAAGCTGAACGGATTTTTCCTTCCAGGAGAGGTTTGAGCCACTGTTCCTTTTGCTCGGGAGTACCGACGCGTTCGAGTACTTCCATGTTACCGGTATCGGGGGCCGAACAATTGAGACATTCTGAAGCCAGAGGATTTTTTCCGAGCTCAGCAGCTATGTAAGCATAATCCAGATTTTTCAGACCCTGCCCTGTTTCGTCGTTGGGTAGAAAAAAATTCCAAAGGCCATTCGCCTTTGCCTTTTCTTTGAGGCCTTCCAAGATCTCGAGCTGCCCGGGCCCATACGAAAAACGTTCTGCCCGGCCTTCGCCGAGTTCATGGAATTTGCGGGTTACCGGATCAACCTCATTCTTCAAAAAGGCTTTTACTCTTTCTAGAAGTGGCATGGCTTCTTTCGACATCCGAA
This window encodes:
- a CDS encoding acyl-CoA dehydrogenase family protein, yielding MSGLENHPELFDLRMSKEAMPLLERVKAFLKNEVDPVTRKFHELGEGRAERFSYGPGQLEILEGLKEKAKANGLWNFFLPNDETGQGLKNLDYAYIAAELGKNPLASECLNCSAPDTGNMEVLERVGTPEQKEQWLKPLLEGKIRSAYAMTEPDLASSDAKNISCSAVLDGNEWVINGEKYYASGAGDPRCKIMIVMVLTSPDAEPYRHQSQILVPMDNPGVELVGHMHVFGHDDAPHGHPHLRFENCRVPKENILLGEGRGFEISQIRLGPGRIHHCMRALGAAEKALELMAKRGLSRVAFGKPIGRLGKNVEVIAKARIEIEAMRMMILKAAKAMDVLGNADARVWVSAIKAMVPIRVCHIIDEAIQIHGATGLSQWTPLADMYAQQRTLRLADGPDEVHWFVVGRAELNRLSEEAKDYDPKEEFLSGQNGSNGEGANHIRDRIFQGP